A DNA window from Streptomyces parvus contains the following coding sequences:
- a CDS encoding MFS transporter, with product MTETIESATPDDRRPPSEARRRPRVHRAWLVAAVTFVTIIGGAAFNSLPGLLIGPLHGEFGWSRGEIGLAVSIDMALYGLTAPFAAALMDRFGIRRVVASALTMVAAGAIASVWMTASWQLMIYWGLLVGLGTGSMAMAFAATVTNRWFVARRGLVTGILTAAGASGQLVFLPLCAWIVDEHGWRPASVTVGLASLVVVPFVWLLMRDHPADVGLAPYGGTYVEKPAPARGAARRAVRVLVDAARTGPFWLLAGAFAICGASTNGLIRTHFVPSAHDHHMPITVAASLLAVIGVFDVIGTIFSGWLTDRFDARRLLAVYYALRGISLLFLPMLMAPDVRPPMVFFIVFYGLDWVATVPPTLALCREQYGDDSAIVFGWVLASHQVGAAVVAFLGGVARDVFGSYDVVWYAAGALCAMAALMSLVIRRVPAPKEPVVSG from the coding sequence GTGACCGAGACCATCGAAAGCGCGACCCCGGACGACCGGCGTCCGCCCAGCGAGGCGCGCCGCCGTCCCCGCGTCCACCGGGCGTGGCTCGTCGCCGCCGTCACCTTCGTGACGATCATCGGCGGCGCTGCCTTCAACTCCCTGCCCGGCCTGCTCATCGGCCCGCTCCACGGCGAATTCGGCTGGTCGCGCGGGGAGATCGGGCTCGCGGTCTCCATCGACATGGCGCTGTACGGGCTGACCGCACCGTTCGCCGCCGCGCTCATGGACCGGTTCGGCATCCGGCGGGTCGTGGCGAGCGCGCTCACGATGGTGGCGGCCGGGGCGATCGCCAGCGTCTGGATGACGGCGTCCTGGCAACTGATGATCTACTGGGGCCTGTTGGTCGGCCTCGGCACCGGGTCCATGGCGATGGCGTTCGCCGCGACCGTCACCAACCGCTGGTTCGTCGCCCGCCGGGGCCTGGTCACCGGCATCCTCACCGCGGCGGGCGCCTCCGGGCAGCTCGTCTTCCTCCCGCTCTGTGCCTGGATCGTCGACGAACACGGCTGGCGGCCCGCCTCGGTCACCGTGGGCCTGGCGTCCCTCGTCGTCGTCCCGTTCGTCTGGCTCCTGATGCGCGACCACCCGGCCGATGTGGGCCTCGCCCCGTACGGCGGTACGTACGTGGAGAAGCCCGCCCCCGCCCGGGGCGCCGCGCGCCGAGCGGTGCGTGTGCTCGTCGACGCGGCCCGCACCGGCCCGTTCTGGCTGCTCGCGGGCGCCTTCGCGATCTGCGGGGCCTCCACCAACGGCCTGATCCGCACCCACTTCGTGCCCTCCGCCCACGACCACCACATGCCCATCACCGTGGCGGCCTCGCTGCTCGCCGTGATCGGGGTCTTCGACGTCATCGGCACGATCTTCTCCGGCTGGCTCACCGACCGCTTCGACGCCCGCAGGCTGCTCGCCGTCTACTACGCGCTGCGCGGGATCTCGCTCCTGTTCCTGCCGATGCTCATGGCCCCCGACGTCCGGCCGCCGATGGTCTTCTTCATCGTGTTCTACGGTCTCGACTGGGTCGCCACCGTCCCGCCGACGCTGGCGCTCTGCCGTGAGCAGTACGGCGACGACAGCGCGATCGTCTTCGGCTGGGTGCTGGCCTCGCACCAGGTGGGCGCTGCCGTGGTCGCGTTCCTCGGCGGAGTCGCGCGGGACGTGTTCGGCAGCTACGACGTGGTCTGGTACGCGGCCGGGGCGCTGTGCGCGATGGCGGCGCTGATGTCGCTGGTGATCCGCCGCGTCCCGGCGCCGAAGGAACCCGTCGTCAGCGGCTGA
- a CDS encoding NAD(P)H-binding protein, protein MTQTDATTAATSVQGPVLVTGGTGKTGRRVVARLRELGVETRAASRSGETPFDWADPATWQAALDGVTAVYITPLDASPSPTPAFVEQAVASGVRRLVLLSARGTDVPGYFGPAYEDGGPHAEGERAVRASGVAWTILRPGWFAQNFSEGVFLDGVRDGELALPTGDGRAAFIDVDDIADVAVAALTEDGHAGEEYGLSGPRALGIADVLDEIAKETGKRAAYVPVDASTFRAGLIAQGFADGEADLWTDALVPITTSREAPVLDGVRRALGREPRDFADFVRDAAARGVWG, encoded by the coding sequence ATGACTCAGACAGACGCGACCACAGCAGCGACCTCCGTGCAGGGACCCGTACTCGTGACCGGCGGCACCGGCAAGACCGGCCGCCGGGTGGTGGCCCGCCTCCGTGAGCTGGGCGTGGAGACCCGGGCGGCCTCGCGGTCCGGGGAGACCCCGTTCGACTGGGCGGACCCCGCCACCTGGCAGGCCGCCCTGGACGGCGTCACCGCCGTCTACATCACCCCGCTCGACGCCTCGCCCTCCCCGACCCCCGCCTTCGTCGAACAGGCCGTCGCGAGCGGGGTGCGGCGGCTGGTGCTGCTCTCGGCCCGGGGCACGGACGTGCCCGGCTACTTCGGCCCCGCCTACGAGGACGGCGGACCGCACGCCGAGGGGGAGCGGGCCGTCCGCGCCTCCGGGGTGGCCTGGACGATCCTGCGGCCCGGCTGGTTCGCCCAGAACTTCAGCGAGGGCGTCTTCCTCGACGGCGTACGGGACGGGGAACTGGCCCTGCCCACCGGGGACGGGAGGGCCGCGTTCATCGACGTCGACGACATCGCGGACGTGGCCGTCGCCGCGCTCACCGAGGACGGCCACGCGGGCGAGGAGTACGGACTCTCCGGCCCCCGCGCGCTCGGCATCGCCGACGTCCTGGACGAGATCGCCAAGGAGACCGGGAAGCGCGCCGCGTACGTCCCCGTCGACGCCTCCACCTTCCGGGCCGGGCTCATCGCCCAGGGCTTCGCGGACGGGGAGGCCGATCTCTGGACCGACGCGCTGGTCCCGATCACCACGAGCCGCGAGGCACCCGTCCTGGACGGCGTACGCCGGGCACTCGGCCGGGAGCCGCGCGACTTCGCCGACTTCGTCCGGGACGCGGCGGCGCGCGGGGTCTGGGGCTGA
- a CDS encoding AraC family transcriptional regulator: MDVFDELLRGVRGRGAVFGRSVLCAPWSLRFTDGAYLTLCLPLRGAGWIVPEDGEPLRVEVGEAAIVRGPAPFVFTDDPADGTGPGRAGGVREVRWDQVRDSGAVSAGAPEFDCATVLLAAAYDVQEQLPQRLLRALPPALVVPDEEDCAPLRDYLEVQLGRGRPGDQIVLDRLLDWMLVCTLRDWFDRPEANPPGWYGALGDEVAGPALRAMHEDPAHPWTTAELASRAGVSRTTLAKRFTELVGDGPVAYLTEWRMTLAADLLAHPELTVAAVARRVGYADAFGFSAAFKRVRGESPTAFRREALASGPVDAAAPAG, encoded by the coding sequence ATGGACGTGTTCGACGAGCTGTTGCGGGGCGTGCGGGGCCGGGGTGCGGTGTTCGGCCGTTCGGTGCTGTGCGCACCCTGGTCGCTGCGGTTCACCGACGGGGCGTATCTGACGCTGTGCCTGCCGCTGCGGGGTGCGGGGTGGATCGTGCCGGAGGACGGTGAGCCGCTGCGGGTGGAGGTCGGCGAGGCCGCGATCGTGCGGGGGCCGGCCCCGTTCGTCTTCACCGACGATCCGGCGGACGGTACGGGGCCGGGGCGGGCCGGCGGCGTACGGGAGGTGCGCTGGGACCAGGTGCGGGACAGCGGCGCCGTATCGGCTGGTGCACCCGAATTCGACTGCGCCACCGTGCTGCTGGCCGCCGCCTACGACGTACAGGAGCAGCTTCCCCAGCGGCTCCTGCGGGCGCTGCCCCCGGCCCTCGTGGTGCCCGACGAGGAGGACTGCGCCCCGCTGCGCGACTACCTGGAGGTGCAGCTCGGCCGGGGCCGGCCGGGCGACCAGATCGTGCTCGACCGGCTGCTCGACTGGATGCTGGTGTGCACGCTGCGGGACTGGTTCGACCGGCCCGAGGCGAACCCGCCGGGGTGGTACGGGGCGCTCGGCGACGAGGTCGCGGGCCCGGCCCTGCGGGCGATGCACGAGGACCCGGCGCACCCCTGGACCACGGCGGAGCTGGCGAGCCGGGCGGGGGTGTCGCGGACGACCCTGGCGAAGCGGTTCACCGAACTCGTCGGGGACGGCCCGGTGGCGTATCTGACCGAGTGGCGGATGACGCTCGCCGCCGACCTGCTCGCCCACCCCGAGCTGACCGTGGCGGCCGTGGCCCGCCGGGTCGGCTACGCGGACGCGTTCGGGTTCAGCGCGGCGTTCAAGCGGGTGCGCGGCGAGAGCCCGACCGCGTTCCGGCGGGAGGCCCTGGCGTCCGGGCCGGTGGACGCGGCGGCGCCGGCGGGCTGA
- a CDS encoding VOC family protein, which yields MTVRRVVPNLRTQAVEENRDFYGLLGFEEVMNLGWITTLASPSRPREQVSFMAHDLTGPVVPDLSVEVDDVDAVYAAVRARGAEIVHPLQAEEWGVRRFFVRDPDGRVVKVLSHR from the coding sequence ATGACCGTTCGCCGTGTCGTGCCCAACCTCCGGACGCAGGCGGTCGAGGAGAACCGGGACTTCTACGGTCTGCTCGGCTTCGAGGAGGTCATGAACCTCGGCTGGATCACGACCCTCGCCTCGCCGTCCCGCCCGCGGGAGCAGGTCAGCTTCATGGCCCACGACCTGACCGGCCCGGTCGTCCCCGACCTGAGCGTCGAGGTGGACGACGTGGACGCGGTGTACGCCGCCGTACGGGCCCGGGGCGCGGAGATCGTCCACCCGCTCCAGGCCGAGGAGTGGGGCGTGCGGAGGTTCTTCGTCCGGGACCCCGACGGCCGGGTGGTCAAGGTGCTCAGCCACCGCTGA
- a CDS encoding NAD(P)/FAD-dependent oxidoreductase produces MPNSPSSAVSPDAAALTDRTEDRPVYVIGGGPGGLAAAAALRARGVRAVVLEKSDRVGASWRGHYDRLHLHTTRRWSALPGLKMPRRFGRWVGRDDVVRYLEKYTEHHELEVVTGVEVTRVDPAPDGSGDWQLTATGGRVLRGRAVVVATGFNHTPRIPEWPGRDTFTGELLHAAAYRNPAPYADKDVLVVGIGNTGAEIAADLAAGGASAVRIAVRTAPHIVRRSTAGWPAQATAILVRRLPVRLVDRAGSVLAKIAVPDLTAQGLPRPTTGLYSRVREGAIPVQDVGLIDAVKTGRVIPVATVASFDRDTVVLADGTRITPDAVIAATGYHRALEPLLGHLDVLDGRGRPVTHGGRSPKGAPGLYFTGFTNPISGMLREMALDAEKIAKRVARPPRR; encoded by the coding sequence ATGCCCAACAGCCCGTCCTCCGCAGTCAGTCCCGACGCCGCCGCCCTCACCGACCGTACGGAGGACCGGCCCGTCTACGTCATCGGCGGCGGCCCCGGAGGCCTCGCCGCCGCGGCCGCGCTGCGTGCCCGGGGCGTACGGGCGGTCGTCCTGGAGAAGTCGGACCGGGTCGGGGCGTCCTGGCGCGGCCACTACGACCGGCTGCACCTGCACACCACCCGCCGCTGGTCGGCCCTGCCGGGGCTGAAGATGCCGCGGAGGTTCGGGCGGTGGGTGGGCCGGGACGACGTGGTGCGGTACCTGGAGAAGTACACCGAGCACCATGAGCTGGAGGTGGTGACGGGCGTCGAGGTGACCAGGGTCGACCCCGCCCCCGACGGCTCCGGCGACTGGCAGCTCACCGCGACGGGCGGGCGGGTCCTGCGGGGCCGCGCGGTCGTCGTCGCCACCGGCTTCAACCACACCCCGCGCATACCGGAGTGGCCGGGCCGCGACACGTTCACGGGCGAGCTGCTGCACGCGGCGGCGTACCGGAACCCGGCCCCGTACGCCGACAAGGACGTCCTGGTCGTCGGCATCGGCAACACGGGCGCGGAGATCGCGGCGGACCTGGCCGCTGGCGGCGCGTCCGCCGTGCGCATCGCGGTCCGTACGGCCCCGCACATCGTCCGCCGCTCCACCGCCGGCTGGCCGGCCCAGGCCACGGCCATCCTGGTCCGCCGCCTGCCGGTGCGCCTCGTCGACCGCGCCGGGAGCGTGCTGGCGAAGATCGCCGTGCCCGACCTGACCGCCCAGGGCCTCCCGCGCCCCACCACCGGCCTCTACTCCCGGGTCCGCGAAGGAGCCATTCCGGTCCAGGACGTCGGCCTGATCGACGCGGTGAAGACCGGCCGGGTGATCCCCGTGGCGACGGTCGCCTCCTTCGACAGGGACACGGTGGTCCTGGCCGACGGCACCCGGATCACCCCGGACGCCGTCATCGCCGCCACCGGCTACCACCGCGCCCTGGAGCCGCTGCTGGGCCACCTGGACGTGCTGGACGGACGGGGGCGCCCGGTGACCCACGGCGGCCGGTCCCCGAAGGGCGCCCCCGGGCTCTACTTCACCGGCTTCACCAACCCGATCAGCGGGATGCTGCGCGAAATGGCCCTGGACGCGGAGAAGATCGCCAAGAGGGTGGCCCGGCCGCCGCGCCGATGA
- a CDS encoding OB-fold domain-containing protein has product MSAERAAAAPRFDLPEPDAFTRPYWDAAAEGRLLIRRCAGCGRAHHYPREFCPYCWSQDAGREPASGEATLCTWSVVHRNDLPPFGSRVPYAAAVVDLAEGPRMMTEIVECAHEALRIGMRLAVAFRTAGEDAVPVFRPRG; this is encoded by the coding sequence GTGAGCGCCGAACGTGCGGCCGCGGCCCCGCGCTTCGACCTGCCGGAGCCGGACGCCTTCACCCGCCCGTACTGGGACGCGGCGGCGGAGGGGCGGCTGCTCATCCGCCGCTGCGCCGGATGCGGCCGGGCGCATCACTACCCGCGCGAGTTCTGCCCGTACTGCTGGAGCCAGGACGCGGGGCGGGAGCCGGCGAGCGGGGAGGCGACGCTCTGCACCTGGTCCGTCGTCCACCGCAACGACCTGCCGCCCTTCGGCTCCCGCGTCCCGTACGCGGCGGCCGTCGTCGACCTCGCCGAGGGGCCCCGGATGATGACGGAGATCGTGGAGTGCGCGCACGAGGCCCTGCGGATCGGGATGCGGCTGGCCGTCGCGTTCCGCACGGCGGGGGAAGATGCCGTACCGGTGTTCCGGCCCCGCGGCTGA
- a CDS encoding PspA-associated protein PspAB: protein MGLLDAILGRSKPVRPDLDRLFAVPSAALTLQAATGFTPTGRGSVCFAGVEGGGFARLQEDVRELLDADTERGGVPVEFSRDAYGYTWLLATHPADDTAGLVNDLHAVNTMLQDGGFGPHLLCSLIGFRNTEGRALALVYLYKRGTFYPFAPLPGTAEKRDNQLELQVRGALGDDLRVEKDLSRWFPVWGAPGL from the coding sequence GTGGGCCTGCTCGACGCGATCCTCGGCCGGAGCAAACCGGTCCGTCCCGACCTCGACCGGCTCTTCGCCGTCCCCTCCGCCGCCCTCACCCTCCAGGCCGCCACCGGCTTCACCCCGACCGGCCGGGGCTCGGTCTGCTTCGCCGGGGTGGAGGGCGGCGGCTTCGCCCGGCTCCAGGAGGACGTACGCGAACTGCTGGACGCGGACACGGAACGCGGAGGCGTCCCGGTGGAGTTCAGCCGGGACGCGTACGGCTACACCTGGCTGCTGGCCACCCACCCGGCCGACGACACGGCGGGCCTGGTCAACGACCTGCACGCGGTCAACACGATGCTCCAGGACGGCGGCTTCGGCCCGCATCTGCTGTGTTCCCTGATCGGATTCCGGAACACGGAGGGGCGTGCGCTGGCTCTCGTCTACCTCTACAAGCGCGGCACGTTCTACCCGTTCGCCCCGCTGCCCGGCACCGCCGAGAAGCGGGACAACCAACTGGAGCTCCAGGTGCGGGGCGCCCTCGGCGACGACCTCCGGGTGGAGAAGGACCTGTCCCGGTGGTTCCCGGTGTGGGGCGCGCCGGGGCTGTGA
- the htpX gene encoding zinc metalloprotease HtpX, protein MPRARSRYAPDRGLTGRMVTTMFLIGLLYVVFVGVLLAALRGSWPIILIITGGMFIAQFWFSDRIAAYGMGAREVTPEQAPELHGTIDRICALADMPKPRVAIADSDVPNAFATGRSEKTALVCATTGLLRRLEPEELEGVLAHEMSHVAHRDVAVMTIASFLGVLAGVITRIALWGGFARSRPGNDPAGILLLLIPLISAVVYAISFLLTRLLSRYRELSADRAAALLTGRPSALASALTKVSGQMARIPTEDLRKAEPYNAFYFMPAFSAKESMGRLFSSHPTLEQRLDQLSRISTDLSR, encoded by the coding sequence ATGCCACGGGCCCGTTCGCGCTACGCCCCCGACCGGGGCCTGACCGGTCGCATGGTCACCACCATGTTCCTGATCGGTCTGCTCTACGTCGTCTTCGTGGGCGTGCTCCTCGCCGCCCTGCGGGGCTCCTGGCCGATCATCCTGATCATCACGGGCGGCATGTTCATAGCCCAGTTCTGGTTCAGCGACCGCATCGCCGCGTACGGCATGGGCGCCCGCGAGGTCACCCCCGAACAGGCCCCCGAGCTGCACGGCACCATCGACCGCATCTGCGCGCTGGCGGACATGCCGAAGCCCAGGGTGGCCATCGCCGACAGCGACGTACCCAATGCGTTCGCCACCGGCCGCAGCGAGAAGACGGCCCTGGTCTGCGCGACGACGGGCCTGCTGCGCAGGCTGGAGCCGGAGGAGCTGGAGGGGGTCCTCGCCCACGAGATGTCGCATGTCGCGCACCGGGACGTGGCCGTCATGACCATCGCCTCGTTCCTGGGCGTCCTGGCGGGCGTCATCACCCGGATCGCCCTGTGGGGCGGCTTCGCGCGCAGCCGCCCCGGCAACGACCCGGCGGGCATCCTGCTTCTGCTGATCCCGCTGATCAGCGCCGTCGTGTACGCGATCAGCTTCCTGCTGACCCGGCTGCTCTCCCGCTACCGCGAACTCTCCGCCGACCGGGCCGCCGCCCTGCTCACCGGCCGCCCCTCCGCGCTCGCCTCCGCCCTGACGAAGGTCAGCGGGCAGATGGCCCGCATTCCGACGGAGGACCTGCGGAAGGCGGAGCCGTACAACGCGTTCTACTTCATGCCCGCGTTCTCCGCGAAGGAGAGCATGGGCCGGCTGTTCTCCTCGCACCCGACGCTGGAACAGCGCCTGGACCAGCTGTCCCGGATCTCCACCGACCTGTCCCGCTGA
- a CDS encoding pyridoxal 5'-phosphate synthase yields the protein MTDDTSQRPFRDLLHAQRVWDTELPAFDPDSAPPAPLALFHSWFAEAVAAGQPEPHAMALATADAEGLPDVRTLLLHDADERGWHFASHATSAKGHQLAARPYAALGFYWPAQGRQVRVRGPVVRCTPAESHADLHARSTGALAAALTGAQSEVVGSVAELHRTADAARDRAVEEPDTEAPTWTRYVVEPAEVEFFQGDARRRHIRLRYRRTEGATGGNWTRALLWP from the coding sequence ATGACCGACGACACCTCCCAGCGCCCCTTCCGCGACCTTCTGCACGCCCAGCGTGTCTGGGACACCGAGCTGCCCGCCTTCGATCCGGATTCCGCCCCGCCCGCGCCCCTCGCTCTCTTCCACTCCTGGTTCGCCGAGGCCGTGGCGGCGGGGCAGCCCGAGCCGCACGCGATGGCGCTGGCCACGGCCGACGCCGAGGGCCTCCCCGACGTCCGCACGCTGCTCCTGCACGACGCCGACGAGCGGGGCTGGCACTTCGCCTCGCACGCCACCAGCGCCAAGGGCCACCAGCTCGCCGCCCGCCCGTACGCCGCGCTCGGCTTCTACTGGCCCGCGCAAGGTCGGCAGGTACGGGTCCGGGGCCCCGTCGTCCGCTGCACCCCGGCCGAGAGCCACGCCGACCTGCACGCCCGGTCCACCGGGGCGCTCGCCGCCGCGCTGACCGGGGCGCAGAGCGAGGTCGTCGGCTCGGTGGCGGAGCTGCACCGGACGGCGGACGCGGCCCGGGACCGGGCGGTGGAGGAGCCGGACACGGAGGCCCCGACCTGGACCCGGTACGTGGTCGAGCCGGCCGAGGTCGAGTTCTTCCAGGGCGACGCCCGGCGACGCCACATCCGGCTGCGCTACCGCCGTACCGAGGGGGCCACGGGCGGCAACTGGACGCGTGCGTTGCTCTGGCCCTGA